Proteins encoded by one window of Manduca sexta isolate Smith_Timp_Sample1 chromosome 12, JHU_Msex_v1.0, whole genome shotgun sequence:
- the LOC115449461 gene encoding baculoviral IAP repeat-containing protein 5, translating to MESRDLFLVQERVKTFKNWPFNDKNMCNVRNMAEAGFYSVATGVDDADAAKCFLCGKELDGWEASDDPWAEHKSHAAQCAFVQLGKKEDELLLSEYLSVIKQYMINEIKRVAEVAKEKVDDRAKSIRRKCLGRK from the exons ATGGAAAGTCGAGATTTATTTTTGGTTCAAGAAAGAGTAAAAACATTCAAGAATTGGCcatttaatgataaaaacatGTGCAACGTGCGTAATATGGCGGAGGCGGGATTTTACTCTGTAGCGACTGGTGTTGATGATGCTGATGCTGCGAAGTGTTTTCTTTGCGGCAAAGAGTTAGATGGGTGGGAAGCGAGCGACGATCCTTGGGCGGAGCATAAAAGCCATGCTGCACAGTGCGCATTTGTGCAATTAGGAAAGAAGGAGGATGAACTATTg CTTTCAGAATACCTGTCAGTAATCAaacaatacatgataaatgaaataaagaGAGTTGCTGAGGTGGCAAAAGAAAAGGTTGATGATAGAGCAAAATCCATTCGAAGAAAATGCTTAGgaagaaaataa